A segment of the Butyrivibrio fibrisolvens genome:
AATGATATTTATGTAAAGAGTTTATCTAAAACGGACGCATCATCTGATAGTGCAGAGGACGATCTGCCTATAGACATAGTCCAGATGTATTATTGCGGCCAGACAAGCGGCAAGGGAAAAAGCGTTTACAATTTTGATAAGGAGCTGCGTCCCAAATTGTTCAGGCGTTTAAGAACATTTGTCTGGGAAAACCCAATACATGAGCAGATAAGAACTGAGCCTGTAATATTTGATTCAGACATAGAAATTCAGCATAAGCAGTCGGAAAATCATGCATCCCGAGACCTTTCCATATTCAGAAAGGCTATTGATAAAGGCTATACGATTTCTTCAAAGCTATTGGATTTTTATGCAAGAGAGCTTTATATGGCAGGAAGCGCAGATGATCTGAAGGCAGCAGAAGAGTTTATGATAATGGTTACAGAAAGCGATACCGCCAGCGTAGACGATATAAGAAAAGCCAGCATAATCCTTGCAAAGAGTGCACGACTATCAGGCGATATACCAAAGTTTATGAAGTATGCCCTTAAAGACGTATCTTCCGGCTGCGCCAGTGAGATGTGCTGCGAACTTGGTGATTATTATCTTGATTCAGGCGATCTTTCAGAGGCAAGCCTTTGGTTTTATAATGCCGCATTTGAACAGGCGCCTATGCTTGATATCAATACAGGAGGCACAAGGCCACTTCTTTCTTTATCCAAGTGTTATAAACTTCTTGGTAATCAGGAACTATCAGATGAGTATGCCATAAAAGCCAATGAATGCAATCTGTGAAAATCGCTATAGATTTTATAGCAATAAAGGCATATGTCATAAGATAAACAAATGCAGTATAAATACTAAAAGACAATAAAACAGCTCTGGCCAAGTTATAAATTACTTAAGCCAGAGCTATTATTTTAAGATCAGATTAAAGCAAAACCAAACAGACTAACAAGACTCATGATGATTCCTGCAAGAAGAACTCCAAGTATTACAGCTATAACGCTTGACTTAAAGTCCATATCAAGAATACTTGCTGCAAGTGTGCCTGTCCATGCACCTGTTCCAGGAACAGGGATTCCTACGAAAA
Coding sequences within it:
- a CDS encoding glycosyltransferase family 2 protein; this translates as MITFSLCMIVKNEEENLGRCLSCLKNLMDEIIIVDTGSTDKTKEIAGKFDAKIYDFEWIDDFAAARNYAFSKATCDYIYSADADEVIDENNIREFANLKQALNDIYVKSLSKTDASSDSAEDDLPIDIVQMYYCGQTSGKGKSVYNFDKELRPKLFRRLRTFVWENPIHEQIRTEPVIFDSDIEIQHKQSENHASRDLSIFRKAIDKGYTISSKLLDFYARELYMAGSADDLKAAEEFMIMVTESDTASVDDIRKASIILAKSARLSGDIPKFMKYALKDVSSGCASEMCCELGDYYLDSGDLSEASLWFYNAAFEQAPMLDINTGGTRPLLSLSKCYKLLGNQELSDEYAIKANECNL